The following proteins come from a genomic window of bacterium:
- a CDS encoding DUF2283 domain-containing protein codes for MSALNLHQTETTASDGTTVRLVYDPEADILELFFGANEPATGVELTDQIILRLNKKSQRAISLMVLHFSILAEHTEYGPRSYPLTKLNEVPADLRELVLHLITSAPVNQFLKLSHFQASPTKRIPLTYVESSPIVAAARLSSVSA; via the coding sequence ATGAGTGCACTCAACCTCCACCAGACAGAAACCACGGCGAGCGATGGTACGACGGTGCGGCTCGTCTATGACCCCGAAGCGGACATTCTGGAACTCTTTTTTGGCGCGAACGAACCGGCTACGGGAGTCGAGCTAACTGACCAGATCATATTGCGTCTCAACAAGAAAAGCCAACGGGCGATCAGCTTGATGGTGCTCCACTTTTCGATTCTGGCGGAACATACGGAATACGGGCCGCGTAGTTATCCCTTAACCAAGCTCAATGAAGTGCCCGCCGATCTTCGGGAACTGGTACTCCACCTGATCACTTCCGCACCAGTCAATCAGTTCTTGAAGCTCTCGCATTTTCAGGCCTCGCCCACCAAACGGATACCTTTGACCTACGTGGAATCGTCGCCCATCGTGGCTGCGGCGCGATTGTCATCCGTCAGTGCGTGA
- a CDS encoding YraN family protein, which translates to MSQEGIALGEEGEEETVTYLKKRGYTILEKNYRCELGEIDIIAREKNYMAFIEVKTRESLSYGLPQLAVGKRKQRQISRVALYYLTEQGLLGKADCRFDVVAVTKSDKGEQIELIKDAFRLEGSHYTF; encoded by the coding sequence ATGAGCCAGGAAGGAATAGCACTGGGTGAAGAGGGTGAAGAAGAGACCGTAACATACCTGAAAAAAAGAGGCTATACTATCCTGGAAAAAAACTACCGCTGTGAATTAGGCGAGATAGATATTATTGCCCGGGAAAAGAACTATATGGCCTTCATTGAGGTCAAGACAAGAGAAAGCCTAAGTTACGGTCTTCCCCAATTAGCCGTGGGGAAAAGAAAACAGAGACAGATATCGAGGGTGGCTCTCTATTATCTGACGGAGCAGGGTCTTTTAGGAAAAGCTGACTGTCGCTTCGATGTCGTGGCGGTTACTAAATCGGATAAAGGCGAGCAAATTGAATTAATCAAAGACGCCTTTCGATTAGAAGGAAGTCATTATACTTTCTAA
- a CDS encoding ATP-binding protein: MRFFNTAGPVRSEDHYCLPPLTRFDLNEILTLIDQKKYFVLHAPRQTGKTSCLLALMDYLNREGKYRCLYVNVELGQSAREDVKEGMRAILGEMAFQARNFLQDPFLDEIWFEVLNKQGGSGALKEVLSLWAQASPKPLVLLMDEIDALIGDTLISVLRQLRAGYSNRPCLFPQSIVLCGVRDVRDYRIHSDREKAIITGGSAFNIKAKSLRLENFRQTEVEDLYARHTQETGQRFEPAALNLVWELTQGQPWLVNALGYETCFELSSTRDRSTTITAEMVAEAKERLILRRDVHLDQLGDKLSESRVQRVISPMLQGEDLDRSVHQDDIQYVVDLGLVRRTELGLQVANPIYREIIPRELNFISQLNFESSFQPSWYILSDGRLNMEELLSAFQEFFREHSEHWVERFDYKEAGPQLLLQAFLQRIVNTGGRIEREFGLGKMRTDLLIIWPYHSGVQKIVIELKILHKSQEETISRGLKQTWEYMDRCKAEEGHLVIFDRETDKSWEEKIFKRVESFEDKKIIAWGM, from the coding sequence ATGCGTTTTTTTAACACGGCCGGGCCGGTCAGGAGCGAGGATCATTATTGTCTGCCGCCTTTAACCAGATTCGATCTGAATGAGATATTAACTCTCATTGACCAGAAGAAATACTTTGTGCTGCACGCCCCGCGGCAAACAGGTAAGACCTCATGTCTACTGGCCCTGATGGACTATCTGAACAGGGAGGGCAAGTATCGCTGCTTGTATGTAAATGTGGAGCTGGGGCAGTCTGCCAGAGAAGACGTCAAGGAAGGGATGAGGGCAATTCTGGGCGAGATGGCCTTCCAGGCTCGTAATTTTCTGCAAGACCCATTCTTAGACGAAATCTGGTTTGAGGTGCTAAATAAACAAGGCGGAAGCGGGGCATTAAAAGAGGTCCTCAGCCTCTGGGCGCAAGCAAGCCCCAAGCCCCTGGTTCTCCTGATGGATGAAATCGATGCCCTGATAGGAGACACCCTCATCTCGGTCTTACGACAGTTGCGGGCAGGGTATTCTAATCGTCCGTGCCTTTTTCCCCAAAGCATCGTCTTGTGTGGGGTGCGGGATGTGCGCGACTATCGCATCCACTCTGATCGCGAAAAGGCGATTATCACGGGAGGCAGCGCCTTTAATATCAAGGCTAAGTCCTTGCGTTTAGAAAACTTTAGGCAGACTGAAGTGGAAGACCTCTACGCCCGGCATACTCAGGAAACTGGCCAGCGATTTGAACCTGCCGCGCTTAATCTGGTATGGGAGCTAACCCAAGGACAACCCTGGTTGGTTAATGCCCTGGGTTATGAGACGTGCTTCGAGCTATCGTCAACTCGGGATCGGTCAACCACTATTACGGCTGAGATGGTGGCAGAGGCAAAGGAGCGGCTCATCCTGCGCCGCGATGTCCACCTTGACCAGTTAGGAGATAAACTCAGTGAGTCGCGGGTGCAACGGGTAATCAGCCCCATGCTGCAAGGAGAAGATCTTGACCGGTCTGTCCATCAGGATGATATTCAATATGTGGTAGACCTGGGCTTAGTGAGGCGGACCGAGTTGGGCTTACAAGTCGCCAACCCCATTTACCGCGAAATCATTCCCAGGGAACTCAATTTTATCTCTCAGTTGAACTTTGAAAGTTCTTTTCAGCCATCGTGGTATATTCTCTCTGACGGCCGCTTGAATATGGAAGAGCTTCTGTCCGCCTTCCAGGAATTTTTCCGCGAACATTCGGAGCACTGGGTAGAACGGTTCGACTACAAGGAGGCAGGGCCACAACTCTTGTTACAGGCTTTTCTCCAACGGATTGTCAACACTGGGGGGCGGATCGAGCGAGAGTTCGGCCTGGGCAAAATGCGGACAGACTTGTTGATTATTTGGCCTTACCACTCGGGTGTGCAGAAGATAGTGATAGAACTTAAGATCCTTCACAAGTCACAGGAAGAAACCATATCCCGGGGACTTAAGCAAACGTGGGAATATATGGACCGGTGTAAGGCTGAAGAAGGACATTTGGTCATCTTCGATCGGGAAACCGACAAAAGTTGGGAAGAAAAGATCTTTAAGCGGGTAGAGAGTTTTGAGGACAAAAAGATCATCGCTTGGGGGATGTGA
- a CDS encoding nucleotidyltransferase domain-containing protein, protein MAQKTNSGMIMKIIIKYLELLRKNNISFEQVYLYGSYAKGTAREDSDIDLAIIAEEWLPDIFEAQLELMKLGRKVDTRIEPHPLRKSDLDQTNPYIREVVITGKEIRD, encoded by the coding sequence ATGGCTCAAAAAACAAATTCAGGCATGATTATGAAAATTATTATTAAATATCTTGAGCTTCTTCGGAAGAATAATATCTCATTTGAACAGGTGTATCTTTACGGATCTTATGCTAAAGGAACTGCCCGGGAAGATAGTGATATAGACTTAGCCATTATTGCTGAAGAATGGCTGCCTGACATCTTTGAGGCTCAATTGGAATTAATGAAATTAGGCCGAAAGGTTGATACCCGAATAGAGCCTCATCCCCTCAGAAAATCTGACCTTGACCAAACAAATCCCTATATTCGGGAAGTGGTAATAACCGGGAAAGAGATAAGGGATTAA